In Phocoena phocoena chromosome 3, mPhoPho1.1, whole genome shotgun sequence, a single window of DNA contains:
- the SPZ1 gene encoding spermatogenic leucine zipper protein 1, translated as MPWSSALLIQSEMDVPTLSKTLKSPDLNEEPLDPRIITALFEIGSLPPVSCSSLPSLKNSDHEATEQRIAKKFENILKEIKDIVKHMTSYEEKVIETKESFEETNISENVTELKEKIRELDKINKVLLEKLLASWDLGKEQNSKKQEMMLENQNSKDTMQGCARDLVNCSEEKRALHETQLSKEKAKYRFPLVQEENIKLRYNMEQLLQEAIHWSVQHTELSELIKSPQKSQTDIKTLENNGTHSPTQTNNGVSAKHELEEQVRKLKQDTYSLHLIAALLENECQILEQRVELLKEFHHQKEGPLQGEPIQINYEQNKKEQKLSEAEKVKIHKQNMQEMFQKGDQFYRSLDVCHKRKARNNLFNTHIARRALVGKKRPASSLS; from the coding sequence ATGCCCTGGTCATCAGCCCTACTAATTCAGTCTGAGATGGACGTGCCCACCCTCTCCAAAACGCTTAAGTCTCCTGATCTCAATGAAGAGCCTTTGGACCCTAGGATTATCACTGCCTTATTTGAAATTGGATCACTTCCCCCTGTTTCTTGCAGTTCTCTCCCTTCCCTAAAAAACAGTGACCATGAAGCAACTGAACAACGAATTGCAAAGAAGTTTGAAAacatcttaaaagaaattaaagatattgTTAAACATATGACAAGTTATGAAGAGAAGGTCATAGAAACAAAAGAATCTTTTGAGGAAACCAATATCTCTGAGAATGTGAcagaacttaaagaaaaaatcagagaacttgataaaataaataaagtactatTGGAAAAGCTGCTTGCTAGTTGGGACTTAGGGAAAGAACAGAATTCAAAGAAACAGGAGATGATGTTGGAAAACCAAAACTCCAAGGACACCATGCAAGGTTGTGCAAGGGATTTGGTAAACTGTTCAGAAGAAAAAAGAGCCCTTCATGAAACTCAACTAAGTAAGGAAAAAGCAAAGTACAGATTCCCTCTtgtccaagaagaaaatatcaaactGAGGTACAACATGGAGCAGTTACTACAGGAAGCAATACACTGGAGTGTGCAACACACTGAGCTCAGTGAACTAATAAAATCCCCTCAGAAATCTCAGACAGACATCAAAACTCTTGAAAATAACGGCACCCATTCCCCAACTCAAACGAATAATGGGGTGTCAGCTAAGCATGAGCTGGAAgaacaagtgaggaaactgaaacaagaCACATATTCACTGCATTTGATTGCAGCTTTGCTGGAGAATGAATGCCAAATCTTAGAGCAGAGGGTAGAGCTTCTCAAGGAATTCCATCATCAGAAAGAGGGACCTCTACAAGGGGAGCCAATTCAGATAAACTATGAGCAGAACAAGAAAGAGCAGAAGCTATCAGAGGCAGAGAAGGTCAAAATACATAAGCAaaacatgcaagaaatgtttcaaaAAGGAGACCAATTCTATAGAAGCCTGGATGTTTGTCATAAAAGGAAAGCTCGTAATAATTTGTTCAATACTCATATTGCAAGAAGAGCTCTTGTAGGAAAAAAGAGGCCAGCCAGCAGCCTAAGTTAG